In a genomic window of Cygnus atratus isolate AKBS03 ecotype Queensland, Australia chromosome 23, CAtr_DNAZoo_HiC_assembly, whole genome shotgun sequence:
- the CTPS1 gene encoding CTP synthase 1, whose product MKYILVTGGVISGIGKGIIASSIGTILKSSGLHVTSIKIDPYINIDAGTFSPYEHGEVFVLDDGGEVDLDLGNYERFLDIRLTKDNNLTTGKIYQYVINKERKGDYLGKTVQVVPHITDAIQEWVMRQARIPVDEDGIEPQVCVIELGGTVGDIESMPFIEAFRQFQFKARRENFCNIHVSLVPQPSSTGEQKTKPTQNSVRELRGLGLSPDLIVCRCSTPLDTSVKEKISMFCHVEPEQVICVHDVSSIYRVPLLLEEQGVVDYFRHRLDLPIGRQPRRMLMKWKEMADRYDRLLETCSIALVGKYTKFSDSYASVIKALEHSALAINHKLDIKYIDSADLEPATLQEEPVRYHEAWQKLCGAHGVLVPGGFGVRGTEGKIQAISWARKQKKPFLGVCLGMQLAVVEFARSVLGWQDANSTEFDPKTTHPVVIDMPEHNPGQMGGTMRLGKRRTLFQTKNSIMRKLYGDHDFLEERHRHRFEVNPELKNCFEEQGLKFVGQDEEGERMEVVELEEHPFFVGVQYHPEFLSRPIKPSPPYFGLLLASAGRLAHYLQKGCRLSPRDTYSDRSGSSSPDSEITELKFPSFSHD is encoded by the exons ATGAAGTACATCCTGGTGACGGGCGGCGTGATCTCGGGCATCGGCAAGGGGATCATCGCCAGCAGCATCGGCACCATTCTCAAGTCCAGCGGGCTGCACGTCACCTCCATCAAGATCGACCCCTACATCAACATCGACGCGGGCACCTTCTCCCCCTACGAGCACG GCGAGGTGTTTGTGCTAGATGACGGAGGGGAGGTGGACCTGGACCTTGGTAACTACGAGCGCTTCCTTGATATCCGACTCACCAAAGACAACAATCTGACTACTGGGAAGATTTACCAGTACGTCATCAacaaggagaggaagggagactATCTCGGCAAAACTGTCCAAG TTGTTCCCCACATCACAGATGCTATACAAGAATGGGTAATGAGGCAGGCACGAATTCCTGTAGATGAAGACGGTATTGAACCCCAAGTTTGTGTGATTGAG cTTGGTGGAACAGTAGGTGATATTGAAAGCATGCCTTTCATTGAAGCTTTCCGTCAGTTCCAGTTCAAAGCCAGAAGAGAGAATTTTTGTAACATTCATGTCAGTCTAGTTCCACAG CCAAGCTCTACAGGAGAGCAGAAGACTAAACCCACCCAAAACAGTGTTCGTGAACTCAGAGGCCTCGGTCTCTCACCAGACCTG ATTGTTTGCAGGTGCTCTACTCCATTGGATAcctcagtaaaagaaaagatttccatGTTCTGTCATGTTGAACCAGAACAG GTTATCTGTGTTCATGATGTCTCTTCTATATACCGGGTTCCTCTGTTGTTAGAGGAGCAGGGAGTTGTTGACTACTTCAGACACAGGCTTGACCTTCCCATTGGGAGACAGCCCAGGAGGATGCTTATGAAGTGGAAGGAAATGGCTGACAG gtATGACCGTCTCCTTGAAACATGTTCCATTGCACTTGTTGGCAAATACACCAAATTTTCAGATTCCTACGCGTCTGTCATTAAGGCACTGGAACATTCTGCACTGGCTATCAACCATAAACTTGACATCAAG tatatTGACTCTGCTGACTTGGAGCCAGCAACCCTGCAGGAAGAACCTGTCCGATACCATGAAGCATGGCAGAAACTATGTGGTGCTCA CGGAGTCCTGGTTCCTGGTGGATTTGGCGTTCGCGGGACAGAAGGCAAAATTCAAGCTATTTCTTgggcaagaaaacagaaaaaacccTTCTTAG gCGTTTGTTTGGGAATGCAGTTAGCAGTTGTGGAGTTTGCGCGCAGTGTTCTTGGTTGGCAAG ATGCTAACTCAACAGAATTTGACCCCAAAACCACACATCCAGTG GTCATAGACATGCCAGAACATAATCCTGGGCAAATGGGTGGAACCATGAGGCTTGGCAAGAGAAGAACACTCTTCCAAACGAAGAATTCAATCATGA gGAAGCTGTATGGGGATCATGATTTCTTGGAagagagacacagacacaggTTTGAG GTCAATCCAgaactgaaaaactgttttgaagagCAGGGTTTGAAATTTGTAGGCCAAGATGAGGAGGGAGAGCGAATGGAAGTAGTTGAGTTAGAAG AGCATCCATTCTTTGTGGGTGTTCAGTATCACCCTGAATTCCTCTCTAGACCAATTAAGCCATCTCCTCCATACTTTGGCCTCCTGTTGGCATCTGCAGGAAGACTCGCACATTATCTGCAAAAGGGCTGCAGGCTCTCACCCAG GGACACCTACAGTGACAGAAGTGGCAGCAGTTCGCCTGACTCAGAGATAACAGAGCTGAAGTTTCCATCATTCAGTCACGACTGA